CACACCCGGTAGGTCTTTAGAGGTTGCACTGCTCGTAATAAACTTGAAAATTCTTGCATTCAGCTCAAATGAAAGCGTTGTCTTATACTTTACAGGTCTTGGAACATTAACTTCCCAACCCTCTATATTTACGGTGCCGTACCTCACATAAATATCATATGTGATTGCCGCTGTGCTTGTTGAAGAAAGGTCCATCAAAGAGTACTGTCTGGGAATGATTGAGATGTTTGCTGTAGGCAGCGTGAGACCTACATTTACATCGTACTTCCTTTCAGTATCTCCCAGTTTTGTGCTTTCACCATAGAAGATAAAGGTGTTCCCATATTCAGAAAGGTCAACTCTGATTTTTCCACTCCCGGCACCTGTTGTGCGTTTATAGGCATCATAAACATCTACATTTGATTTTGAAGGCAAGCTCATAATCCAGTTGTGAAGTGCCGCATTATTTGTTTTCCTGAACAGCATTGCGGTTTCTAAATCCACTATAAATTGAACTGCACCCTTAACATTATCTGACGTAGGAGTTACACCATTGTCTAGATTCTTCTGGAGTATGTAGGTAAGAATATCGTTTCCCAATCCATTTGGAGACAGATCGAACTGATATCTTGCTGCCTGGTCCATTATAAATGCTCTAGTTGTGGGCACCACTTTATCCAGATCCACAGTGGTAGTCAACACCTTTTCTTTTGTGATGGTATCTGTGAATGTAACATCAACACTACCGGCAATCCTCAAATATACTGGACTTCGTAGTTTCGCCTTCATTCCTAAAGCGTTTACAGTATTATATTCAAAAGGCACTACTCCTACCTTAAGCTCGGGCTTGCTGTAGGTCATCACATATCTACCAGCAATTTTATTCTGTTCTCCAGTGTTCTTGTTCATCAAATCCACAAATTTCATGTAGGCATCGTTGCTAATGTACCACATCTGCTGGGTCTGTAGATTTTCTACAGAACGCATTACTGCTTCCTCTGCTAACGACCTTATCCGGTCCTGCTGCGTTCTCAAAATGTCACCAAGATACAATGACTGAGAAGGAGCAGGCTCTGCATACCTCTGGTAGGATACGCTGCTTATCAATGCAATTGCAAAACCACTCATAATCAAGATAATCACTGCAACCAGGGCAAAAGGCACCCTAGCACTGCTGTCATTCCTCATTTTCCTATTGTTTGTTTTAAATTCTTCTTCCACCTTCCTCACCTCTTTCAGGTTTTTATGGTAAAACATCGGCAATATTATATATAAACTTTGTGTGGTATTGTGCATCTGATACATCGTTAACAATATAATATAGTTAACCACATAGCATCGGAAAAATCGTGGAGAAAGGTGATAAGCAAACTACCCTCATTTTATCCAAGCTTCTTGCCCAAAAAATTGAAATAAAATGGACATATTTCACAGCACATGTTCGGGTACAATGGCAAAATTCTGAGGGTTGACCTTTCCAATGAAACCACAAAAGTGGAGAAACTAGATGAGAAAATCTTGAGAAAGTTCATGGGTGGCACTTCTCTTGGCGCCCATTACCTGATGAGAGAGACAAAGAAAGGATTGCATCCTCTTGAAAAAAATGCGATGTTGTTTTTTGGGACTGGACCTCTAACATGCAGTGGTTTACCGGGACACAGTAGATTCATAGTATGCGGTAAATCACCACTAACTGGTATATGGGGCGAAGCCCATGCAGGTGGTTTTTTCTCGCCAGAACTAAAGAAAAGTGGATTTGATGGAGTTATAATTATTGGAACCGCAGCCCAGCCCAGGTACTTATGGATTCATGATGGCTTTTGCGAGTTCAAAGACGCAGGTAAATTGTGGGGAAAGTATACAGCAGATGTCGAAAAAGAAATCCGAGCAGAACTCGGAGTAAAAGCAGAAGTTCTTTCTATAGGTCCTGCTGGAGAGAAACAGGTGCCCATTGCCAACATTATTGTAGATAGAAATCGGGCACTGGGGCGATCTGGATTTGGGGCGCTTATGGGAGCGAAAAAGTTGAAGGCAATCGCGGTGAAAGGCACAGGTGTGATCGAGTGGGCAGATTCTAAGCTGCTAGGGGAAAAAGTACGAGAGATTGCTCGGAGAATAGGGAAAGAAAATGAAAATTTCAGAAAGTATGGTACTGCAGGAATTGTGAAACCCCTCTCGCAACTGGCAATCCTGCCCACAAAAAATTTCCAAAATGGCTCTTACGAAAAAGCAAACGAGATTTCTGGCGAGAAAATGGTTGATACAATTCTTGTAAGGAGAGATACTTGTTCTGACTGCACCATCGGCTGCAAAAGGGTTGTAAAATGCACGAAGGAGCAACATGGCTGGAATGTAGATGAAGAATATGGCGGTCCTGAGTATGAGACCATTGCCTCTTTTGGGTCCCTCCTTCTGAACAGTTCATTACCTGCAATTTCTAGAGCAAACCAGATTTGTAATATGTATGGAGTGGACACAATTTCTGCAGGCGTGTCTATCGCATTCGTTATTGAAGCGATGGAAAAAGGGCTCCTAAGCGAGAAAGATGTGGGTTACAAAGTCGACTGGAGTGATGAAAGGGCAATAATCCGGTTGCTTGAAGACATGGTGGAAAATAGAGGGTTTGGTGCGATTGCTGGTAAAGGAGTAAAGCATATGGCAGATAAAATCGGTAAAGAAGCAGAGAAATTTGCCATCCATGTTAAGGGATTGGAAGTGGCAATGCACGAACCACGAGGAAAGAAAGGGCTCGGGCTCAATTACGCAACCGCAAACAGAGGAGGGTGTCATGTTGCCTCCTACCACGATACCTACTTCACCAAGAACACAGAGTCGCTACTGGGTGTCCCAGAAAAAATGGACAGGTACGGAATAGAAGGAAAGGCGAGAATGATTGCAAAAACACAGGATTTTTGTGTGCTAGGAAATTCGCTCATTCTCTGCCAGTTTACCCATCAATATGGGGCAATCAAGTTGCCCGAATTGCTTGAACTTGTAAATCTCGCAACTGGTTTCAACTACACAATGGAGGATTTTCTCGAAATTGGTGAACGTGGTTTTATCCTCCAGCGGATGTTTAACGAAAGAGAGGGCTGCATTGATGATACTTTGCCAGCAAGATTCCTCACACCACTCCCAGAAGTGCCAGATAAAGGAGTTATTACACAAGAAGAATTTGAACAAATGCTCGGTGAGTACTATTCCATCAGAGGGATTGACCCTAACGGTAGAATAAAAGAGGAGACGATCAAAAGGTTGGGTCTAGCCGACTATAAATGGTAGTTTGTAATGGGTCCGGCCGGATTTGAACCGACGACCAATTGGTTATGAGCCAATCGCTCCACCGGGCTAAGCTACGGACCCAGATGCGCCGTCGGGCGGATTCGAACCGCCGACCTGCCGGTCTCTGCATTGCTTATGCAGTTTAACAGCCGGACGCTCCACCGCTGAGCTACGACGGCTTAAACAGAACTTGAATACAAGAAGATATTAAAAAAGTTTACCCTTGCTTCATTTAGTACAGGCCTAAAATTTTTGAACGCTGTTGTATCAACATTTTCAAATTAATTCTATTATACCTCATCCCAGTTAAATAAAAAAGGAGTGCTCATCCCAAAGTGATATAATATAGATTGCGTTCTCCTATTTATGACAGCAGCAAAACTATCAGAAAAGAAACTAAAAAAAAGTGCTCTGGCAATCACAAAGAATGTGCTTGACATAAAACAAGACGAAAGAGTACTGATTATTACGAATCCGTCTCGGGATGTGCTAACAATTTCAACCGCAATTTATAATTCGTGTCTCAAGACCAGTGCAAAACCAGTCATCTGCATCCAGCAGCGGAAGACCCAGGTTGACTTTATGGAAAAAATCGTGAGGAAGGCAATCGAAACAGAGCCAGAAGTGGTAATGTCCATTTCAGAATTAAAGCTTGGAAAAGACGAAGAAGCCCTCGTAAATCCATATATTGTTAATGGCAAAGAATATACCAACATTTTTGATGCTTATATGGCAATGAAGAAAATTCGTACAATATGGACTCCAGGGATCACAAGAGAAATTTTTGAAAGAGCAGTTGATATTGATTATGCAAAGATGAGAAGTGATGCGGAGAAACTGGCTAAGATGTTTGAAGGTGCGGAGTCTGTACGAATCCAGAGCAAAAACGGGACCGATGTGGAAATCGGTATTGCAGGAAGAAAAGCTAAGAAGGACGATGGAAATTATTCGACACCTGGTACAGGTGGTAATATTCCTGCAGGGGAGGTTTATCTCTCTCCTGCAATCGAAAAGACAAATGGCATCGTTGTTGTTGATGGCTCAATTTCTACATACTGGGGAGATGTAGTTACCGAACGCCCAGTAAAAGTTGAATTCAGGGATGGATTCGGGGAAAAAATCACTGGTGGCAAAGATGCAAAATTGCTGCAGAAAAGCATTGCCATTACAAGAAATAAGGTAAAGGAGATGGAAAAAAACGGGAAATTTGACAGAGACAAGGCAGAAATTTACATGAAAAATGCTACCCACCTAGGAGAAATCGGGATTGGACTCAATCACTCGGCGATAATAAGTGGAAATATGCTAGAAGACGAGAAGGTCTACGGCACCTGCCATTTGGCTATCGGTGCAAATTACGACGAAGATGCGCCAGCACTCAACCACTACGACTGCTTGATTAAAAAACCGACAATTTGTCTATTGAGAAAAGGAGAGTGGATCCCAATAATGAAAAATGGGGTGCTGAAAATATAGAAAAATTATTCAAAAGATGATTCGAATTCTTCCTGTAGGTCAATTACTACTTGTTCCAGCACCTCGTTTATAGAGTTACTCTTGTACTCCCGAACTCCACCCACCTCGCTTTGAACCCTTGCCAGGTAGATGTTTGCCTGT
This sequence is a window from Thermoplasmata archaeon. Protein-coding genes within it:
- a CDS encoding aldehyde ferredoxin oxidoreductase family protein; translation: MFGYNGKILRVDLSNETTKVEKLDEKILRKFMGGTSLGAHYLMRETKKGLHPLEKNAMLFFGTGPLTCSGLPGHSRFIVCGKSPLTGIWGEAHAGGFFSPELKKSGFDGVIIIGTAAQPRYLWIHDGFCEFKDAGKLWGKYTADVEKEIRAELGVKAEVLSIGPAGEKQVPIANIIVDRNRALGRSGFGALMGAKKLKAIAVKGTGVIEWADSKLLGEKVREIARRIGKENENFRKYGTAGIVKPLSQLAILPTKNFQNGSYEKANEISGEKMVDTILVRRDTCSDCTIGCKRVVKCTKEQHGWNVDEEYGGPEYETIASFGSLLLNSSLPAISRANQICNMYGVDTISAGVSIAFVIEAMEKGLLSEKDVGYKVDWSDERAIIRLLEDMVENRGFGAIAGKGVKHMADKIGKEAEKFAIHVKGLEVAMHEPRGKKGLGLNYATANRGGCHVASYHDTYFTKNTESLLGVPEKMDRYGIEGKARMIAKTQDFCVLGNSLILCQFTHQYGAIKLPELLELVNLATGFNYTMEDFLEIGERGFILQRMFNEREGCIDDTLPARFLTPLPEVPDKGVITQEEFEQMLGEYYSIRGIDPNGRIKEETIKRLGLADYKW
- a CDS encoding aminopeptidase; this translates as MTAAKLSEKKLKKSALAITKNVLDIKQDERVLIITNPSRDVLTISTAIYNSCLKTSAKPVICIQQRKTQVDFMEKIVRKAIETEPEVVMSISELKLGKDEEALVNPYIVNGKEYTNIFDAYMAMKKIRTIWTPGITREIFERAVDIDYAKMRSDAEKLAKMFEGAESVRIQSKNGTDVEIGIAGRKAKKDDGNYSTPGTGGNIPAGEVYLSPAIEKTNGIVVVDGSISTYWGDVVTERPVKVEFRDGFGEKITGGKDAKLLQKSIAITRNKVKEMEKNGKFDRDKAEIYMKNATHLGEIGIGLNHSAIISGNMLEDEKVYGTCHLAIGANYDEDAPALNHYDCLIKKPTICLLRKGEWIPIMKNGVLKI